In the genome of Spirochaetia bacterium, one region contains:
- a CDS encoding trypsin-like peptidase domain-containing protein, translating into MKRDIGTTDDHKGTLIIKLIISIVVLIVVLVVLGKWTKSLRQKYEEERLRTELTKVIDKEGTQGVLGLAGVKVNDIVYGKSGVSLVLDDGSAWQYTSEEEQNMRVWQKCNKTVVHISTSQVRDKSNIIDAEVVNESGSGVLFSTKGYVLTNSHVISKGEAISVTLADGSAFPAKVIGNDPVDDLAVLQIDTKSDVSLDLISFGTSGDLKIGQRVLAIGNPYGYDRTMTQGIISGLGRAVQTSQNGLIMGMIQTDAAIGPGNSGGPLLDLHGNMIGLNAAITTGTEGGASLNFAIPVDTVSSILPDLIEKGKVERGWLDLVPIQMTPQLAEYLGSNVEEGLLVSQVVAGGKAEKAGIRGGTTLVSYGASKFYLGGDIITEINGEKVASYNDYYKALLPTKSGDKADLTIIRDGKTKHVSVVLIEREQSDVAAILH; encoded by the coding sequence ATGAAACGGGATATTGGAACAACAGATGATCATAAAGGCACCCTGATAATAAAGTTGATAATCAGCATAGTTGTCCTGATAGTAGTCCTGGTAGTCCTTGGCAAATGGACCAAGTCCCTGAGACAGAAATATGAAGAAGAAAGACTTCGGACGGAACTTACTAAGGTAATCGACAAGGAAGGAACACAGGGCGTCCTCGGTCTTGCCGGGGTGAAAGTAAATGACATTGTCTATGGTAAGAGCGGTGTATCACTTGTCCTGGATGATGGCTCGGCTTGGCAGTATACCAGTGAAGAAGAACAAAACATGCGGGTATGGCAGAAGTGCAACAAGACTGTAGTCCATATCTCGACCAGTCAAGTCCGTGATAAAAGTAACATAATAGATGCTGAAGTAGTCAATGAATCAGGTTCTGGAGTTCTCTTCAGTACCAAGGGATATGTACTGACCAATTCACATGTCATCAGCAAGGGTGAAGCAATTTCCGTAACTCTTGCCGATGGATCTGCCTTTCCCGCCAAAGTCATCGGCAATGATCCTGTGGATGATCTTGCAGTCTTGCAGATTGATACAAAGTCAGATGTTTCCCTTGATTTGATTTCATTTGGAACAAGCGGAGATTTGAAGATCGGGCAGCGTGTACTTGCAATCGGCAATCCCTATGGATATGACCGGACAATGACCCAAGGTATCATCTCTGGGCTGGGAAGAGCGGTACAGACAAGCCAGAATGGTCTTATCATGGGAATGATCCAGACGGATGCCGCAATCGGTCCGGGAAACAGCGGTGGGCCTTTGCTTGACCTGCATGGAAATATGATTGGGCTCAATGCAGCCATAACGACTGGAACGGAAGGCGGAGCCAGCCTGAACTTTGCCATTCCTGTCGATACCGTTTCTTCAATCCTTCCTGATTTGATTGAGAAAGGCAAGGTTGAAAGAGGCTGGCTTGACTTGGTCCCTATCCAGATGACTCCACAACTTGCTGAATATCTGGGCAGCAATGTGGAGGAAGGGCTTTTGGTCAGTCAGGTAGTTGCAGGAGGAAAGGCCGAGAAAGCCGGTATCAGGGGCGGGACGACTTTGGTCAGCTATGGAGCTTCGAAATTTTATCTGGGCGGCGATATCATAACGGAAATCAATGGTGAAAAAGTGGCATCATACAATGATTATTATAAAGCTTTGCTACCGACCAAGAGCGGGGATAAAGCAGATCTTACCATCATCAGGGATGGGAAGACAAAACATGTTTCCGTGGTATTGATTGAACGTGAACAATCAGATGTGGCTGCCATATTACATTGA
- the uvrB gene encoding excinuclease ABC subunit B, with the protein MHVVSPYEPAGDQQQAIDKLAAGIKAGDRAQVLKGVTGSGKTYTMAKIIEKVDRPTLVLSHNKTLAAQLFREFKDFFPDNAVEYFVSTYDYYQPEAYVPGKDLYIEKTADINQEIDRLRLSASFSLMERRDVIVVSTVSCIYGLGNPVSLHDMVRTYRKGQVFDHTVELEQLSRMLYERNDALLQRGSFRVRGDVIEICPAYLENAVRISLDWDVIDSIIWFDPLTGEKQASVEAFTLYPAKQFVMPQDAVKKAIGRIESELTSQIEFFRNSGKILEAERIKTRVEYDLEMLKEIGYCSGMENYSRPLTGRQEGERPACLLDYFPKDFITFIDESHVTLPQVGAMYEGDRARKLNLVNYGFRLPSALDNRPLKYSEFDTVVGQRVYVSATPGQNELSQAKQIVEQIIRPTGLLDPKIEVRSSEGQMEDLYKEIKLTIAKGQRVLVTTLTKKMAEDLTDYFVNLGLKVRYLHSEIETIERVEILRDLRLGTFDVLIGINLLREGLDLPEVALVAILDADKIGFLRSTTSLIQTIGRASRNAEGRVLMYADRVSDAMEDAIHETERRRTIQMEFNTAHGITPKTIKKAINDILEREVEDDKQDAKSDIAIRRGGYNLLIKSDRNKYIKELEKEMLRLAKDLEYEKAAVLRDEIEAVKAGALTK; encoded by the coding sequence TTGCATGTGGTTTCGCCTTATGAACCGGCAGGGGACCAGCAACAGGCCATAGACAAGCTTGCGGCAGGCATAAAGGCCGGAGACCGGGCTCAGGTACTCAAGGGTGTCACTGGCTCTGGAAAAACCTATACGATGGCGAAGATAATCGAAAAGGTTGACAGGCCGACATTGGTACTTTCTCATAACAAGACACTGGCAGCCCAGCTGTTCAGGGAATTCAAGGACTTTTTTCCCGATAATGCAGTAGAGTACTTTGTTTCGACATATGATTATTATCAACCCGAGGCATATGTACCGGGCAAGGATCTGTACATAGAAAAGACTGCAGATATAAATCAGGAAATAGACCGGTTGAGACTTTCTGCTTCATTTTCTCTGATGGAAAGGAGGGACGTGATCGTCGTCTCGACAGTTTCCTGTATCTATGGCTTGGGCAACCCTGTCAGTCTCCATGATATGGTACGGACTTACAGGAAAGGCCAGGTGTTTGACCATACTGTGGAACTGGAACAGCTGAGCCGCATGCTGTATGAACGCAATGATGCATTGTTGCAGCGAGGTTCCTTTCGTGTGCGGGGAGATGTCATCGAAATCTGTCCTGCATATCTTGAGAATGCAGTCAGGATTTCACTTGATTGGGATGTGATTGATTCCATAATTTGGTTTGATCCTCTTACAGGTGAGAAGCAGGCTTCGGTCGAAGCTTTTACGCTTTATCCCGCAAAGCAGTTTGTCATGCCACAGGATGCCGTAAAGAAAGCTATCGGCAGGATTGAATCGGAGCTTACCTCACAGATTGAGTTTTTCAGAAACAGCGGAAAGATCCTCGAGGCAGAACGGATAAAGACACGGGTGGAATATGACCTTGAAATGCTGAAGGAAATAGGGTATTGCTCCGGCATGGAGAATTATTCCAGGCCGCTTACCGGCAGACAAGAGGGAGAGCGACCCGCTTGTCTGCTTGATTATTTTCCGAAGGATTTCATTACTTTCATTGATGAAAGCCATGTTACCTTACCGCAGGTAGGTGCCATGTACGAAGGGGACCGCGCTCGCAAACTTAATCTTGTCAATTATGGTTTCCGTTTGCCATCTGCCTTGGACAACCGCCCGTTGAAGTACAGTGAGTTCGATACAGTCGTAGGACAGAGGGTATATGTTTCTGCTACACCGGGACAAAATGAACTTTCGCAAGCCAAACAGATAGTAGAGCAGATAATCAGGCCGACCGGTCTGCTTGATCCGAAGATTGAGGTTAGAAGCTCTGAAGGCCAGATGGAAGATTTATATAAGGAAATCAAGCTTACCATTGCAAAAGGCCAACGTGTGCTGGTTACGACATTGACGAAGAAGATGGCAGAGGACCTTACGGACTATTTTGTCAACCTCGGTCTCAAGGTACGTTACTTGCATAGTGAGATTGAGACGATTGAGAGAGTTGAGATCCTTAGGGATCTGCGGCTTGGTACATTCGATGTGTTGATCGGCATAAACTTGCTGAGGGAAGGCCTTGACCTTCCTGAGGTGGCCTTGGTGGCTATCCTGGATGCCGACAAAATTGGTTTCCTTCGTTCCACTACATCCTTGATACAGACGATAGGACGAGCTTCCAGGAATGCTGAAGGCAGGGTATTGATGTATGCTGACAGAGTCAGCGATGCCATGGAGGATGCAATCCACGAAACCGAGCGTCGGCGGACGATCCAGATGGAATTCAATACGGCACACGGGATTACACCGAAAACAATCAAAAAGGCCATCAATGATATCCTTGAAAGAGAAGTCGAAGATGACAAACAGGATGCAAAGAGTGATATTGCCATCCGGCGTGGTGGGTATAACCTCCTGATAAAGAGTGATCGGAACAAATATATCAAGGAATTGGAAAAAGAAATGTTACGTTTGGCAAAGGACCTGGAATATGAGAAAGCAGCAGTACTCAGGGATGAAATTGAGGCTGTGAAGGCAGGTGCCCTGACAAAGTAA
- a CDS encoding amidohydrolase family protein: MKDKMNGFCLKGNFIYMNDAGQLQTVVGGYGVCVDGISQGVFKQLPAAYKGFPIEDRGEELILPGLVDLHAHAPQYGYRGIGKELELLDWLETYTFPIEKKFGDLDYARQSYQLFVDDLLASATTRIVLFATIHVPATLFLMQLLETSGMVSFVGKVNMDRNSPDYYRETSARASLEATRNFLDEVASSGFSSTYPILTPRFIPSCSDELMHGLGKIQEDYDVPVQSHLSENRKEIAWVRQLCPDARFYGDCYYRDGLFGGGAPTIMAHCVSSSEDEIELMAKQGVFVAHCPSSNECIASGIAPIRRYLDRGMNVGFGSDVAGGYTLSIFNEMAEALKLSKMYWRYLDEKCSPLSVREVFDMATRRGGRFFGKVGSFDPGYQFDAVSIDDSAIRSLVSHTLENRLERLIYLHETCKLTQKYIKGKLVFSSNRHNGR; encoded by the coding sequence GTGAAAGATAAGATGAATGGTTTCTGCCTCAAAGGCAATTTCATTTATATGAATGATGCAGGACAACTTCAGACTGTCGTAGGCGGATATGGTGTATGCGTTGACGGCATATCACAAGGTGTATTCAAGCAACTGCCTGCTGCGTATAAGGGTTTTCCTATAGAAGACAGGGGTGAAGAACTTATACTTCCCGGACTTGTCGATCTCCATGCACATGCTCCCCAATATGGTTATAGAGGCATAGGAAAGGAATTGGAATTGCTTGATTGGCTTGAAACATATACGTTTCCAATCGAGAAGAAGTTCGGAGATCTTGACTATGCAAGGCAATCCTATCAGCTGTTTGTCGATGATCTCTTGGCGTCTGCTACTACCCGTATCGTACTTTTTGCAACCATACATGTCCCCGCAACCTTGTTTTTGATGCAGTTGCTGGAAACCTCAGGTATGGTGTCGTTTGTCGGTAAAGTCAATATGGACCGTAACAGTCCTGATTATTACCGTGAGACATCTGCACGAGCATCATTGGAAGCAACCAGGAATTTCCTTGACGAAGTTGCATCATCCGGTTTTTCTTCAACGTATCCTATACTGACTCCAAGGTTCATACCTAGTTGCAGTGATGAGCTTATGCATGGATTGGGTAAGATTCAGGAAGACTATGATGTACCGGTACAATCCCATCTTTCCGAGAATCGGAAAGAAATCGCATGGGTCAGGCAACTGTGTCCGGATGCACGGTTCTATGGTGATTGTTACTATCGGGATGGCTTGTTCGGTGGGGGTGCCCCGACAATCATGGCTCATTGTGTCTCTTCTTCGGAAGACGAAATTGAACTGATGGCAAAGCAGGGAGTATTTGTTGCCCATTGTCCTTCGTCAAATGAATGTATTGCCAGTGGCATTGCTCCTATCCGCAGATATCTGGACCGTGGAATGAATGTTGGTTTCGGCAGTGATGTTGCAGGTGGATATACGCTTTCGATTTTCAATGAGATGGCAGAAGCATTGAAGCTGTCGAAGATGTACTGGAGATACCTTGATGAAAAATGTTCACCACTTTCTGTCAGAGAGGTATTTGATATGGCAACGAGAAGGGGAGGCAGGTTCTTCGGTAAGGTAGGAAGCTTTGATCCTGGCTACCAGTTTGATGCCGTTTCCATTGATGACTCGGCAATCAGAAGTTTGGTGTCCCATACGCTTGAAAATCGTCTTGAACGGCTTATATACCTACATGAAACTTGTAAGCTGACGCAGAAATATATCAAGGGAAAATTGGTCTTCAGCTCAAACCGGCACAACGGTCGCTAA
- a CDS encoding caspase family protein codes for MKKKGCILLVLLSCLLTTSCSMEFNSPRQHGDIYLLSIALDYANTNVTTLKGTINDSNELTKAFEENTARCARNFHGTKFQQAGPLYGTETLTCPSYPSKDHLLSYLRQQITIASENDLTIISYSGHGDREKGSWLLGCTDEKTGRTICNGNINESQLLSPEELFAELSKIPGKKLIISDSCFCGNFIRQNSTTISKLTAGNVWKAALEKLYGTDPTYKDDIYVLCATTSDNTSHEPSPLLHDHIHGYFTKALLEGLGWCDGTKGQLENTIVPSAVQADGIQGKLSDGLPPACDSCNLLTTDSLYAYIITHQQIPLSDNGSGTSHQHPMTNGGRSDLILFAY; via the coding sequence ATGAAAAAGAAAGGTTGCATCCTACTTGTTCTCTTGTCATGTTTGCTCACCACCAGCTGCTCGATGGAATTCAACAGCCCCAGACAGCATGGAGATATATATCTGCTTTCCATAGCATTGGATTATGCAAACACAAATGTTACGACACTCAAAGGCACGATCAATGACAGCAATGAACTTACAAAAGCCTTCGAAGAAAACACTGCCAGATGTGCGAGGAACTTCCATGGTACAAAATTCCAGCAGGCTGGTCCCCTGTATGGAACGGAAACTCTCACATGTCCCTCATATCCCTCAAAAGACCACCTGCTGTCCTACTTGAGACAGCAGATTACAATTGCAAGTGAAAATGACCTGACAATCATCAGCTACAGTGGACATGGTGACAGGGAAAAAGGAAGCTGGCTTCTCGGTTGTACTGATGAAAAGACAGGCAGGACAATCTGCAATGGAAATATAAATGAGAGCCAGTTGCTCAGTCCTGAAGAACTATTTGCAGAACTATCAAAGATCCCTGGGAAAAAACTCATTATTTCAGATTCCTGCTTCTGTGGAAATTTCATCAGGCAAAACAGCACGACCATTTCGAAGCTGACTGCAGGAAATGTGTGGAAAGCTGCATTGGAAAAGCTATATGGTACAGATCCGACATATAAAGACGACATCTACGTGCTCTGTGCAACAACATCGGACAATACAAGCCATGAGCCCAGTCCATTGCTTCATGACCATATCCATGGATATTTTACAAAGGCCCTTTTGGAAGGTCTTGGATGGTGTGACGGTACGAAAGGACAGTTGGAAAACACGATCGTTCCTAGTGCGGTACAGGCAGACGGCATACAAGGAAAGCTGTCCGATGGACTGCCTCCCGCCTGTGACAGCTGCAATCTGCTGACGACCGACAGCCTGTATGCATACATCATAACCCATCAACAGATTCCGCTATCTGACAACGGATCTGGTACCAGTCATCAGCACCCAATGACAAACGGAGGCAGATCCGATCTAATCTTATTTGCCTATTAG
- a CDS encoding ABC transporter ATP-binding protein, which yields MIHNGLSCTLRKEYEQFELEVSFDIPEGELVSIIGPSGCGKSTTLQLITGLQRPDEGTLTWNGIDISNQPVYQRGMALVFQDYALYPHLNVENNIAYPLKLRKIKKTERLKRVYELLETVNLEGFGKRKIDSLSGGEKQRVALARALASDPKLLLLDEPLSALDAKLRMILRKTIRDIHDRTKGHDDLRYP from the coding sequence ATGATACACAACGGATTGTCATGTACCCTACGTAAAGAATATGAACAATTTGAACTTGAGGTTTCCTTTGACATACCGGAAGGTGAACTTGTTTCCATCATCGGACCAAGCGGTTGCGGGAAAAGCACGACACTCCAGCTGATCACGGGACTCCAAAGGCCTGATGAAGGTACACTGACATGGAATGGCATCGATATATCCAACCAGCCTGTCTATCAGCGAGGTATGGCCCTGGTATTCCAAGACTATGCACTTTATCCTCACCTGAATGTTGAAAACAACATTGCCTATCCGCTCAAACTAAGGAAAATCAAGAAAACAGAAAGATTAAAGCGAGTATATGAATTATTGGAAACAGTCAATCTTGAAGGCTTCGGAAAAAGAAAAATTGACAGTCTTTCCGGAGGTGAGAAACAACGGGTAGCATTGGCAAGGGCACTTGCATCAGATCCGAAGCTCCTGCTTCTTGATGAACCGCTCTCAGCACTTGATGCAAAGCTCCGTATGATTCTCAGAAAGACCATCAGAGACATCCATGACCGTACCAAAGGTCACGATGATCTACGTTACCCATGA
- a CDS encoding iron ABC transporter permease: MRKKNITDNPLYLTLLPVPAIVLLLLLFLLPLMSTLLQAFYVNGSFTLSLLKHTFDDPYTWKILWFTTYQALLSTLLSLAIGLPGAYLLSTYNIRQKRFILGISTIPFVLPSILVVLGFVIFYGNSGFLNLLLMKLFHLDDPPLKILYSFKAIILAHAFYNFPIILNLVTTYQDNLDGRLELSSAVSGATRMQTFRYITLPRLIPAILSSSLLVFLFCFTSFAIILVLGGGPQYTTMEVEIYRRARITLDLGGASAYAIVSILLCLLILILYNAATRSMHTSEYSTQEIEKEKRPASSFGKMSAVIYAFLVAVFVLAPMLSIIVKSFLTKASQVNGMQLTLRWYKELFGYKTATGGMGEALPAIRNSLIIATVVALLSMPLSLMIATGAKRQHSLSASLIELLGMLPMAISSVIIGLGYYLIAARIHGNGFIMVVLAHLIISLPFVLRTVTPELRKLPQALNSSAQTLGATPFQAFLTVEIPLLRNALISGAIFAFALSMGEINATLTLASSHLVTLPIVMYRLIGSYNYNGACALGTILIAVCAVVFVTSEHTKRLSI, translated from the coding sequence ATGAGAAAAAAAAATATAACTGACAACCCACTCTATCTTACGTTGCTCCCTGTTCCTGCAATTGTCCTGTTGCTACTGTTGTTCTTGCTACCGCTTATGTCCACCCTCCTACAAGCGTTCTACGTCAACGGAAGTTTTACCCTAAGCTTATTGAAGCACACCTTCGATGATCCATACACGTGGAAAATACTTTGGTTCACGACCTATCAGGCACTGCTTTCAACCCTGCTCTCACTTGCCATCGGCCTACCGGGAGCCTATCTGCTTTCAACGTATAATATCAGGCAAAAGCGTTTCATCCTGGGAATCAGCACCATACCATTCGTCTTGCCTTCCATATTGGTCGTACTTGGTTTTGTAATCTTCTATGGTAACAGCGGTTTCCTCAACCTTTTGCTGATGAAACTGTTCCATCTGGATGATCCTCCCCTGAAAATACTCTATTCATTCAAAGCCATCATTCTGGCACATGCATTTTACAATTTTCCCATTATCCTTAATCTAGTGACTACATATCAAGATAATCTGGACGGACGCCTTGAGCTTTCCTCGGCAGTTTCCGGAGCAACCCGGATGCAGACCTTCAGGTACATTACCCTGCCAAGGCTTATACCGGCTATCCTTTCCTCTTCTCTACTTGTGTTTCTCTTCTGCTTTACCAGTTTTGCCATCATCCTGGTGCTTGGTGGAGGACCGCAGTATACGACCATGGAAGTGGAAATCTACCGTAGGGCACGCATTACCCTTGATTTAGGAGGTGCAAGTGCATATGCCATCGTGTCCATACTCTTATGCCTGTTGATCCTGATTCTTTATAATGCAGCAACAAGAAGCATGCATACCAGTGAATACAGTACCCAAGAAATTGAAAAGGAAAAACGTCCTGCTTCATCCTTTGGTAAAATGTCGGCAGTCATCTATGCCTTTCTTGTAGCTGTATTTGTCCTTGCACCGATGCTTTCCATCATAGTCAAATCTTTCCTGACGAAAGCTTCGCAAGTCAATGGTATGCAGCTGACGCTCCGCTGGTACAAGGAACTCTTTGGCTACAAGACAGCTACAGGGGGCATGGGAGAAGCCCTTCCTGCCATAAGGAATTCTTTGATCATAGCAACAGTCGTTGCACTTCTCTCAATGCCGCTGTCTCTTATGATAGCTACGGGAGCAAAACGACAACACTCATTGTCTGCATCATTGATTGAACTTTTAGGCATGTTGCCAATGGCAATTTCAAGTGTCATCATCGGACTGGGTTACTATCTTATAGCAGCCCGGATACATGGCAATGGCTTTATCATGGTGGTATTGGCCCATCTGATCATCTCCTTGCCATTCGTACTGAGGACAGTAACCCCTGAATTAAGGAAACTGCCGCAAGCATTGAACAGCAGTGCACAGACCTTGGGAGCAACTCCATTCCAAGCTTTTCTTACCGTTGAAATCCCATTGCTTCGGAATGCCTTGATCAGCGGAGCAATCTTTGCCTTTGCTTTGAGCATGGGGGAAATCAATGCGACACTGACCCTTGCATCTTCCCATCTGGTCACACTGCCGATCGTCATGTATCGTCTGATAGGATCATACAATTATAACGGCGCATGTGCCTTGGGAACAATACTTATTGCCGTCTGTGCCGTCGTCTTCGTAACAAGCGAACATACAAAGAGGCTAAGCATATGA